The stretch of DNA ATTTGATTGtcaagtaatatatatatatatatatatttttttccaggTATAACTACTGTGTTAACAATGACATTCTTAGGACTCGAGGCGAGAACCGATTTGCCTAAAGTTTCCTATCCAACCGCTCTGGATTTCTTCGTTTTTCTGTCATTCGCGTTTATCTTCGCTACTATAATACAATTTGCAGTGGTGCATTATTTCACCAAATACGGATCGGGCGAATGTTACTTCAGCTCCGACCTAAGCGACACCGAGAGCTCAAACGATGAAGAAGACGTAACCAGaaggataataaaaaatcaaacggTAAATAGTCCcttcgaaaagaaattaattaacgcctcggctaattcgcgaaaaatattgattttagaCTCGTCGAAAGAGCTCAGCGAGTTCCGCACGGGGACGCGGGAACTTCGCAATAAACGGCGACAGCGTGATCGAAGTAATACCATTGTCGGCGATTTCATTGCCCGACAGAGATCCAGCGATATCGGAACACTGGCAAATATCTTGTGTTACCTGCAGCCCGCCGCCGAGGCAaatgccgccgccgccaccaccgtcCAGAAGAGCAACGTCGTCCGCGTCTCAAAGACGACGTCGACGAGCACCTAGATTCAACTCGGTCTCGAAGATCGACCGTATCAGTCGCGTGATGTTCCCTTTGTTCTTTCTGACTATCAATCTCTTCTACTGGTATGCGTATCTCTCGCGCAGCGAACGGATTCACTATTATAATTCCAACAATGCGTGATAACAAATTCCGGCGTGTAATCCTCACGTAAAACACTACGATACAACCTTCGTCTTGAaccataatatattttatcgaggagattaaaatttaaaagtgtaAGAGGTGGAAGTTTGTCGacaatatgaataaaaaaataccggaagtaattttattttaacaagaGAGAGTGTTACGCGGTCCACGAATTCTGGACAGCTTTTCATCTGAAACCGTTCCGTATATTCCGAACGACGATTGTTCGTCGCACTTGAAACTTGGATAATTTCGAGTATTCCAGCAtcctttatacttttttttttattatataaatataatagaatataTTCTTATAACTGAGCCGAATGGAAATATGGTCACGGACTCTTGCGGCATTTTgatcaaattaatatctaaaattatttgggACAAGGTGTGTCGCAACGTCTGCTCACCGAAACTGATAAGAAACTGATACTATAGAGACATCTCGTGAAAAAACACGAAATTTCATACAAGtatgttttcctttttttaaatttacactAGACCAAATTCAGCTGTAAAAAAGATACCTGGCGCAACACgctagataattttttttttaattttaaaatatgtaaattagtTAGTAGtgcaaattattacaattacgaTTTATAATGAGCATTATTCTACGTCATCTGGAATCGTCATTTTCTCAGTTGTTaccatttttcaaaatttaaattaattaattaattattttaatattttattataattaatatgaatattcttttatattttgctgATATGACACATAAAAATTCACAATTTATTCTCAAACtataatttttgatatcgaGTATTATATATTggacaataaaaaatatcgttattaaaattacttgatAAGATGCGTTTGCGAACATCTCGATTTACTTTAGATATAATTTTGtgtagaaaaaatatatgctaTTTAATAAAACCTTGAGATAAACTTTGACATCTAGAAAACTATGTTaaagttttttatattacagataatttttcttatcgttatcGAGAGGTTTTTCGGTATCTTAGTCGGTAGATTAGTCATcgagatataataaattacgtgaCTCATAGTCATGATCCGTTTTAAGTGGATTTATAAcacatttgaaaaaattatttaaaatattatacatataggaataaaaaaattttattataatattatttcaaataatattgcttttgaaatttaacgtCTTACTAtagtatatattaaattatatagttatttagtacatttttttttaataaattgataactcccaattatgaaaaaataaaaatattgaaatatgaaGTCATGAAATAAAGTCGAGATATAATTAgtattagaaaatatatagaacTGTAGTACAGTTTATGCTTTATGCCCACATCGTCAAATACAGAACATCCTGCAACACGAAAATCACACTAAACGAGTGACACAACCAGTcacgtatttttttcctttttaattggTTTTCACTCGAATTGTACGAAATTTAGAAAGTAAATTAACTCATTATATTTGATCAGAAAACGGAGTCCTTGATTAGTATTAAATATTCGATAGAAATCGGACTTCGTGCCAATAACAAGACTAATGAAATATTGATATCAAGATACAGAAAATGCGCACATCAGCAGTGATTTGTGgataagaaacaaaaaatagatCTCTTACAGTTTTCTGCTTATGAGCTTATATAAgagatataaaagatataatacttgaacaacttaaaaaaaaattgtgataatTGTTGCCcctaatcaaatataaaagatGCAATTTGTGAAACAAGAGTTGGAAATTTCTTCTTGTAAAAGAAAGAGGTGGGCTCGTGATAAGTGCATATTctctgtatacatatatttatgtataagcAATTCTTGTATTCATAAGTGACAAAGATTTTAGTGATCTATCAACATGAAGTTTTTGACacttacttaattattttaataagtaaataaaaattaacgagtgtataatgtaaagtaaataacaatgacaaattttaatatctatctGTTCTCGTTTGTATCCAAAAATTTCACACGGCGTTAAGATGTGTGTTgtgtgtgcacgcgcgcaagtgctattttaatttagaatcaattaaaaagaaaaatgtatacaattaatgtgtaataataattggaATATTATCTAAGCATATATCTGAGCAATAACAAAATACAATTGTAGTAAAATTTGTTGCTCTAGAATAGAGGGTAATAGTAAATGTTAGTGTCAAACTTCGtagtagaaaaattttaaaataaactacaatatcttatttttctcaactaaataattatataactaataatttttaattttttttaattttgcaaattgtatCAATGTGAATTACAAATTTCGATATCACGATTTAAACGTACCTACTTTGATAATATTGATCAATTGAGATATCAAGACGAAATTTCAAAGGTCTCGATGATAAAAGATTATGAATTCATTAAACATGATACGATAGATGatcataatttcaataaaaagttacacttttatgcatttatagttgctaatagttttattttaattgttaattaagcAAAAATTGTgcagcgatttttttttttctttttatcactAAATAACAAGAATAAGTATATTAAGGCCGGAAACTAAAAGTTACTTAGACgtatataaaactttaaaaaccCTTAATCTTTTCGGTAGAAATAATGTTTCCTATAAAACTGTATTCGCGTATGTtctactattattttttcgttttagcaAAATTGCGGTACATCAAACGGATTTTATGCCCCGGTCTTTTCGTACTATTAAAGATTAacatgaaaatatttcttcgcTATCTAATCAGGAATTACGTTGATAACTTCATTAATCCATTTTATTTCCACactcaaattattttctaatcagtaatataattaagttatatttttgataaaataaaatttacttttccttgctataagaattaaatttctgtcttttttctttttttttttttacatcacaATTAGCAAAACTTGTCgtagttaattatattcacaCACAAATTTAACATTGctcgtattttaaatttgatatagAACATCTCGTATCTGACAATTCCTTTTAatctgataattaataatactcaTTTCCGGTTTCGaagaataacatttttttttcaggattGTAGTGAACATTATGATCCTTAATTCAAAGTATCGTAAACTCAAGAGCACTTATCAAAAGCCGTAGTAAATTATACGTTTACTTTGAATCATGTTAGTAAATactttcgtaatatttttttattaatttaattattaagatttagtaattttgcaaaattaaagagaGAGCGATACAATTgtgttacattattattacgttacatataataatttggtaataaattatatgtaaattaaaatgttagtTTCTTCTGATTGTGACATGAGAAATATAATCTCACACATTATGAGAATCTGCAAAAATATGCACATTGCATTTAGGgttcttaaaaaaatgtagacaGCTCTGTTTTTAACAGATACGATAATCTGTCCTTGTGTTTAACGATAACGTGATTATAAAAGCCGAAGCACCTTAATTTAATCAGTCATGAATTCAACTGACTAATTAGTGaggtgttaatttttttatatgtaaatcgaaatttttcttttcttcgacTACAGATCGAATAGGCAATGAAGGGTGagtgatacatttttttataagatgATATAAGGTGGTAAAGTTATTGAAGAATATATTTacacattaatattatattatatatcataataattactttgtaCCTGAACAGAGCAAGGAACGATAGTGATAATGTTGAATAATATCAAAGTGGTGTTAAAACGAagtttaacaataattttcgAGCTTCTCTGTTACTTTAACATCATTACAAtttctcgtttaattaaaaattaaaattcacgtACAAAGTAAAccgcattttattaaatggtAATTAAATGGAGTAATAATCGATtaagttttttgttttttttttttaatcggaatATTTTCTGTTTGATGCAGGGAAATACCTAATCGCCGTCGCCTTCCTGGCATCTTGGACCGTAATTACCGCGAGTCAATTACCATTTTTCTTTGAAGACGAAAACGAATGTCCGGCACCGCCGGATCCTTCTCCGCCAAAATTAATAAGCCACGAGTCGGATTGTGACAAATATTACGAATGCAGAAACGGTCAAAAGGCATTGCGTGTTTGCAGTACTGGCCTATTCTTTAGTAAGAGATGGCGTGGTTGCGTCGATCAAAGATATTCGGATTGTCCGCTTCCAACAACACCGCCAACCACTCCAACTCCAACTTCACCCACGACACCGACACCTAACGTATGTCCGGCACCACCAGATCCTTGCCCGCCAGTATTATTAAGCCACGAATCAAATTGCACCCTGTTTTATGAATGCCAAAACGGTCGAGCGATATTGCGTTTTTGCGCGCCTAATTTATTCTTTAGCTTAAAGTGGCGTGGATGCGTCGATCAAGCGATTTCGGATTGTCCGCCTCCGACTCCGACGCCGACTCCAACGTCGAATCCGAGACCTGATCGTTGCGAAAAAGACGGAGATTTATTGCCGCACGAATGTAATTGtgcagaattttatttatgcaaaaatgGTGGCAAGGCTCTACAACAATGCCAGcctggtcatattttcaatcCTTTATCGAGGACCTGCGAGAAAGGTGATCCTAAAACTTGCAAACTGGATGATCCTGATCCAATTTGCGAAGAAGGCGAACTGATACCTCACGAGTGTGATTGCATACATTATTACGAGTGTAAAAACGGTCAAAAAGCCTTGCGTGAATGCCCCGAAGGAGAAAACTTCCACAACGGGACATTGCAATGTGAAAAAGGCTTCAATTGTTCATGGCCGATATGCTCGGAAGGAAATAGGACGAAGCATGGTTGTAATTGCGAAAAGTATTATGAATGCGAGAATAACGATTGGTACTTGAGAAATTGCTCGAATAATACACATTATAACGAAGCTACGCAAACATGCACGAGTCCGATAACTGCTGGGTGCGAAACTCCTGGCTATTGCAAGGATAACTCCAAGAAGTGGCATCACGAGTGCGACTGCAGATTATATTAcgaatgcaaaaataatacaaagacAATACATGATTGCGCTTGGGGAGAGTACTTTAATAACGTTACTCTAACGTGCGAAATTCTGACAGACGACGCAACCTGTAAAAACGATTGGGACCCATGGAAAATAGAtgactattatttttaaatgaaaaaaagttacaaGGTTATTGAAATTGTCTTATTATGTCAAACCTGTGATAATATACGCCAAACGACATCATAATTTGTTACTTGtaacagaaataaattacatataaaaatgataaaccctttctttacttcttttccttctttttctttcatatatatacatataattt from Cardiocondyla obscurior isolate alpha-2009 linkage group LG04, Cobs3.1, whole genome shotgun sequence encodes:
- the LOC139101835 gene encoding peritrophin-48-like gives rise to the protein MKGKYLIAVAFLASWTVITASQLPFFFEDENECPAPPDPSPPKLISHESDCDKYYECRNGQKALRVCSTGLFFSKRWRGCVDQRYSDCPLPTTPPTTPTPTSPTTPTPNVCPAPPDPCPPVLLSHESNCTLFYECQNGRAILRFCAPNLFFSLKWRGCVDQAISDCPPPTPTPTPTSNPRPDRCEKDGDLLPHECNCAEFYLCKNGGKALQQCQPGHIFNPLSRTCEKGDPKTCKLDDPDPICEEGELIPHECDCIHYYECKNGQKALRECPEGENFHNGTLQCEKGFNCSWPICSEGNRTKHGCNCEKYYECENNDWYLRNCSNNTHYNEATQTCTSPITAGCETPGYCKDNSKKWHHECDCRLYYECKNNTKTIHDCAWGEYFNNVTLTCEILTDDATCKNDWDPWKIDDYYF